From one Rhopalosiphum padi isolate XX-2018 chromosome 2, ASM2088224v1, whole genome shotgun sequence genomic stretch:
- the LOC132921731 gene encoding polyribonucleotide nucleotidyltransferase 1, mitochondrial — protein MISRVSSRWLACSSRHGQHVSKRRLCVGSVKLFEYKVDFSERNSIKLSGGKYARLSDGCAVATLGDTSVMATAVSKSTKSSSNFLPLTVDYRQKAAAAGRIPTNYLRRELAVSEHEILTSRLIDRSLRPLFPSTYCFDTQIMCNLLAVDGINHPDILSINAASTALALSDIPWNGPVGAVRVGLCDNNLVTNPTRRELSNSELNLVVVSAARNLVIMLEGSANNVLQQDVLKAIKFGVKECQHIVNCINNLQKEFGKPKREFETKNVDDTNGNLETVIDSLCEIKLREIFTNVDHHKISRDTAVKDVKTEVFENLKSNFDNLNLELCSVIFDKICKRIFRNLIFENDTRCDGRKLDDLRNISCEVDLYKPLHGSALFQRGQTQVFCTVALDSIDSALKLDPMTILTSGINEKNFFLHYEFPPYATNDIGRMGPSMRREVGHGALAERGLRSVVPENFPFTIRLTSEVLESNGSSSMASICGGSLALLDAGVPISQPAAGVAIGLITNYDDSDSTHIKDYRILTDILGIEDYLGDMDFKLAGTKKGITALQADIKIPGLPLKIVMEAIEAATSAKHKIINIMNTTIQSTRKQKKDNWPVTEILNIPVHKKGKLLGPGGINLKRILLETGAQISSNTENDGFTIFAPNQDALNEAKETVDNLMAEKSEPQLEFGAIYKAKVVEVREIGVMVTLYPTMQPTLVHNSQLDQRKVNHPSALGIEEGHEIQIKYFGRDPVSGIMRLSRKVLQGPSSSAPRSIGGNSTKST, from the exons ATGGCAACAGCGGTGAGCAAGTCCACGAAATCGTCGTCTAATTTTTTACCTTTAACCGTCGATTATCGGCAAAAAGCAGCAGCAGCTGGTCGTATACCTACAAATTATCTACGGCGAGAACTTGCCGTATCTGAACACGAAATACTTACAAGTAGATTAATTGACCGTTCACTGCGGCCCCTGTTTCCTTCTACTTACTGTTTTGACACACaa attatgtgCAATTTATTAGCTGTTGATGGAATTAACCACCCTGATATACTTAGTATAAATGCTGCTTCAACAGCTTTAGCTCTATCAGATATTCCTTGGAATGGTCCTGTTGGTGCTGTTCGTGTAGGTCTGTGTGATAACAACTTAGTTACAAATCCAACTCGACGTGAGTTGTCCAACAGTGAATTAAATCTTGTTGTTGTGTCAGCTGCTAGAAACTTAGTTATTATGTTGGAAGGATCAGCAAATAATGTTCTCCAACAAGATGTGTTGAAAGCAATTAAATTTGGTGTTAAAGAATGTCAGCatatagtaaattgtattaataatttacaaaaagaaTTTGGAAAACCTAAAAGAGAATTTGAGACAAAGAATGTAGATGACACCAATGGAAATTTAGAAACTGTTATTGATAGTTTATGTGAAATTAAACTTAGAGAAATATTTACTAATGTTGATCATCATAAAATATCTAGAGATACAGCTGTCAAGGATGTAAAAACAGAAGTTTTTGAAAAtcttaaatcaaattttgataatttaaatttagaacttTGTTcagtaatttttgataaaatttgtaaacgaatttttcgaaatttgatttttgaaaatgatactag atGTGATGGTCGTAAACTTGATGATCTTCGAAACATATCATGTGAAGTTGATTTATATAAACCATTACATGGGTCAGCATTGTTTCAAAGAGGACAGACACAAGTTTTTTGTACTGTTGCCTTAGACTCGATAGACTCTGCCCTTAAACTTGATCCAATGACTATATTAACAAG tggcaTCAATGAGAAGaacttttttttacactacGAGTTCCCTCCATATGCTACCAATGATATTGGTCGAATGGGTCCATCTATGAGACGTGAAGTTGGTCATGGTGCTTTAGCAGAACGAGGATTGAGGTCAGTTGTTCCTGAAAACTTTCCATTCACAATACGACTTACATCAGAAGTTCTTGAATCGAATG GGTCGTCGTCTATGGCATCTATATGTGGTGGTAGTTTAGCTTTATTGGATGCTGGTGTACCTATTTCTCAACCTGCTGCTGGAGTGGCTATTGGCTTGATCACCAATTATGATGATAGTGACTCGACACATATTAAAGACTATAGAATTTTGACTGATATACTA GGAATTGAAGACTATCTAGGTGATATGGATTTTAAGTTAGCTGGTACTAAAAAAGGCATTACAGCATTACAAGCCGATATAAAAATTCCTGGGTTaccattaaaaattgttatggaAGCAATAGAAGCTGCCACAAGtgctaaacataaaattataaatataatgaatacaacTATTCAAAGTACAAG GAAgcaaaaaaaagataattggCCAGtaacagaaatattaaatataccagTACATAAAAAGGGTAAACTACTCGGTCCAGGAGGAATTAATTTAAAGCGTATTTTACTAGAAACTGGTGCACAA atttctTCAAACACGGAAAATGATGGGTTTACAATTTTTGCACCTAATCAAGATGCATTGAATGAAGCTAAAGAAACCGTTGATAACCTTATGGCTGAAAAATCAGAACCTCAACTAGAATTTGGAGCTATTTATAAAGCAAAAGTAGTTGAAGTACGGGAAATTGGAGTGATGGTCACATTGTATCCAACTATGCAGCCAACTTTAGTTCACAATTCTCAATTAGACCAAagaaaa GTAAACCATCCAAGTGCATTGGGAATAGAAGAAGGACATGAGATTCAAATAAAGTACTTTGGTCGAGATCCTGTTTCAGGAATAATGAGACTTTCAAGAAAAGTACTACAAGGCCCATCTTCCAGTGCACCACGGAGTATTGGTGGTAACAGCACTAAGTCAACATGA
- the LOC132920954 gene encoding kappa-type opioid receptor-like, producing the protein MSLFNTSYLMGNDTTGGWGPRYFFTFYSEFGDEQAESAVEVTVFMVIFAASVMANVSIAWAVLRYREMRTVTNCFLLNLTVADLLFAVTTPALAYVRVRPDWPFGDFVCRLLPYSQFVCGFVLLWTLTLISMDRHRCIVVPPYRSQLTPRRATVLTVLTWLIALAVFMPVPFWFHEQAVMGGTAVNVCTLVFPKNDTFKMSIVFTVSVVSLSCILPLSLFVYHYQRIFHKLNKTRRRIEHSVSHRSTAVHTASRNSLSPPTNGSTPQVLVRHEELRYRKHVRVVRVLLINVIVVLVMWLPITVVMCLIYVDGSRDTEDTGYFLRSHHFIMGLLFALLNTVVNPILYGVLSENFRKCFARLWFISKRRRAMHRELLDNASKGGARTPSNGHYNSTLQPGSSASVVELPVTAIVSSSATNECW; encoded by the exons ATGAGTCTGTTCAACACGTCGTACCTGATGGGCAACGACACGACGGGCGGATGGGGTCCAAGGTATTTTTTCACGTTCTACTCGGAGTTCGGCGACGAGCAGGCCGAGTCGGCTGTCGAGGTGACAGTGTTCATGGTAATATTCGCCGCGTCCGTCATGGCCAACGTGTCCATCGCTTGGGCCGTGCTCAGATACCGGGAGATGCGCACCGTCACCAACTGCTTCCTGCTCAACCTCACCGTGGCCGACCTACTGTTCGCCGTCACCACGCCGGCGCTAGCCTACGTCCGTGTTCGGCCCGACTGGCCGTTCGGCGATTTTGTATGCCGGTTGTTGCCTTACTCGCAG TTCGTTTGCGGTTTCGTGCTGCTGTGGACGCTGACGCTGATCAGCATGGACCGGCACCGGTGCATCGTCGTGCCGCCATACCGATCTCAGCTGACTCCCCGCCGTGCCACCGTGCTCACCGTGCTCACGTGGCTGATCGCGCTGGCGGTGTTCATGCCAGTGCCGTTCTGGTTCCACGAGCAGGCCGTGATGGGCGGCACCGCGGTGAACGTGTGCACGCTGGTGTTCCCCAAGAACGACACGTTCAAGATGTCCATCGTGTTCACCGTGTCCGTGGTGTCGCTGTCCTGCATCCTGCCGCTGTCGCTGTTCGTCTACCACTACCAGCGGATATTCCACAAGTTGAACAAGACCCGACGGCGGATCGAACACTCCGTCTCGCATCGGTCCACCGCCGTCCACACTGCGTCCCGGAACAGCCTGTCGCCGCCCACCAACGGTTCCACGCCGCAG GTGTTGGTGCGGCACGAAGAGCTCCGGTACAGGAAACACGTGCGCGTGGTGCGCGTGCTGCTGATCAACGTGATCGTGGTGCTGGTGATGTGGCTGCCGATCACCGTCGTGATGTGCCTGATCTACGTGGACGGCAGCCGGGACACGGAGGACACGGGCTACTTCCTGCGGTCGCACCACTTCATCATGGGCCTGCTGTTCGCGCTGCTCAACACGGTCGTCAACCCCATCCTGTACGGCGTGCTGTCCGAGAACTTCCGCAAGTGTTTCGCCCGGCTGTGGTTCATATCGAAGCGCCGGCGGGCCATGCACAGGGAGCTGCTGGACAACGCCAGCAAGGGCGGCGCCCGGACGCCCAGCAACGGCCACTACAACTCGACGCTGCAGCCCGGCAGTTCGGCGTCCGTGGTCGAGCTGCCGGTCACCGCGATCGTGTCGTCGTCCGCCACCAACGAGTGTTGGTGA